A single genomic interval of Arthrobacter methylotrophus harbors:
- a CDS encoding helix-turn-helix domain-containing protein, giving the protein MDKAHPTGNIDAAHHSARRGGDAGFRSGVAATAVRLFAQQGFEATSVEDIARAAGISRSTFFRQFRSKEDVVFADHDELIEQAEKFLSEANDDPWLAVCEAAAAVFRHYARQSAMARQRYRVVNAVPALRDKELVSVFRYEQLFNQHLRRTLPGMAPLDGIRFSSAVVSTNNYFLRTLMRDDNPPTEEDVRNALDDVCRLHGVLNDGRAADDEVVVAIFPRSMSAAAMARRFSAALAGSMQQGNET; this is encoded by the coding sequence ATGGACAAAGCTCACCCAACCGGAAACATCGATGCTGCCCATCACAGTGCGCGCAGGGGAGGCGATGCGGGTTTTCGCTCTGGTGTTGCGGCAACGGCCGTGCGGCTCTTTGCGCAGCAAGGCTTTGAGGCCACCAGTGTTGAAGATATTGCGCGCGCGGCCGGAATATCCCGAAGCACCTTTTTTCGGCAGTTCCGCTCGAAGGAGGATGTGGTCTTTGCTGACCACGATGAGCTGATAGAACAAGCTGAGAAATTCCTGTCCGAGGCGAACGATGATCCTTGGCTCGCAGTCTGCGAGGCCGCTGCCGCGGTGTTCCGGCATTACGCCCGCCAAAGCGCGATGGCGAGGCAAAGATACCGTGTGGTCAATGCCGTTCCGGCGCTGCGGGACAAGGAGCTGGTTTCCGTCTTCCGCTACGAGCAGCTCTTCAATCAGCACTTGCGCCGGACATTGCCGGGCATGGCGCCCTTGGACGGCATCCGGTTCAGTTCCGCCGTCGTCAGCACCAACAACTACTTCCTCCGCACCCTCATGCGCGACGACAACCCGCCCACGGAGGAGGACGTGCGGAACGCGCTCGACGACGTGTGCCGCTTGCATGGAGTGCTCAATGACGGGCGGGCGGCGGACGATGAGGTGGTGGTTGCCATCTTTCCCCGCTCCATGTCGGCTGCAGCCATGGCTCGGAGATTCAGCGCCGCCTTGGCTGGCTCCATGCAACAGGGTAATGAAACGTAG